One Pyrus communis chromosome 13, drPyrComm1.1, whole genome shotgun sequence genomic window carries:
- the LOC137712271 gene encoding uncharacterized protein gives MQIVVHCSGADSKVESGVKTDLDRRSLLTSDNSNGSIDNIVGSNSVSNANDVQKVKKDGDQVVGSKDGIGDKRSNPSKEVGVKESDYVARSGGGSSEGSKLEGEDKKQKQSDGLESREVPKEVDNGANTISVNPTRKEGTRSEECGTSNMCTDEGNQLVACLKVPGNAEVSVWLRILSCNKYSDIRVLVSVGNGGAGSSIVLKAGNGRCNLDLKDLITNNSRKEPENSSNFSYTNFPKQKPTIAILFFASAMILASAWMCISFRNRRVSGSGLKYQKLDKDLPISNVKNRVLHVNDGWDNNWDDNWDDEEAPHTLSMPITPSLSGKGLASRRLNKEAWKD, from the exons ATGCAG ATTGTAGTTCATTGCTCTGGTGCTGATTCGAAG GTAGAATCCGGTGTGAAAACTGATTTGGACCGCAGAAGTTTGTTAACATCGGATAATTCAAATGGCTCCATTGATAACATTGTTGGGTCTAATTCAGTTTCGAATGCTAACGATGTTCAAAAAGTGAAGAAAGACGGAGATCAGGTGGTTGGATCAAAGGATGGTATTGGGGATAAGAGGAGCAATCCAAGTAAGGAGGTGGGTGTGAAAGAATCTGATTATGTGGCAAGGAGTGGTGGAGGGTCAAGCGAGGGATCCAAATTAGAGGGCGAGGACAAGAAACAGAAGCAGAGTGATGGGTTGGAATCAAGGGAAGTGCCAAAGGAGGTGGATAATGGTGCAAATACAATCTCTGTGAACCCCACAAGGAAGGAGGGGACGCGGAGTGAGGAATGTGGTACATCTAATATGTGTACTGATGAGGGCAACCAGTTGGTTGCATGTTTGAAAGTTCCCGGAAATG CTGAAGTATCAGTCTGGTTAAGAATTTTGTCATGCAATAAATATTCGGATATTAGA GTTTTGGTTTCTGTTGGAAACGGAGGGGCTGGCAGTTCAATTGTCCTAAAAGCTGGAAATGGTCGATGCAACCTTGATTTGAAGGACCTAATCACAAACAATTCCAGGAAGGAGCCTGAGAATTCTTCAAACTTTTCCTACACAAACttcccaaaacaaaaacctACGATTGCAATTTTGTTCTTTGCTTCAGCAATGATATTGGCATCGGCTTGGATGTGCATCAGCTTTAGAAATAGGCGGGTCTCTGGCAGTGGGTTGAAATATCAGAAGCTAGATAAGGACCTGCCAATTTCCAATGTAAAAAACCGGGTGTTGCATGTTAACGATGGATGGGATAATAACTGGGACGATAATTGGGATGATGAGGAGGCACCCCACACACTCTCGATGCCGATTACTCCTAGTCTCTCTGGCAAGGGCCTCGCCTCACGACGGTTGAACAAGGAAGCGTGGAAAGATTAG